One stretch of Synechococcus sp. MU1617 DNA includes these proteins:
- a CDS encoding adenylosuccinate synthase, giving the protein MFLANVVVIGAQWGDEGKGKITDLLSRSADVVVRYQGGVNAGHTIVVDDRVLKLHLIPSGILYPDTICLIGSGTVVDPKVMLGELDMLIANDIDISGLRLASTAHVTMPYHRLLDQAMEKQRGARRIGTTGRGIGPTYADKSQRSGIRVIDLLDEQRLSERLEGPLQEKNELLQTIYGVAPLNAEDVIQEYLEYGKRLAPHVVECTQTIHQAARARKNILFEGAQGTLLDLDHGTYPYVTSSNPVSGGACIGAGVGPTLIDRVIGVAKAYTTRVGEGPFPTELSGSLNDQLTERGGEFGTTTGRQRRCGWFDGVIGRYAVQVNGLDCLAVTKLDVLDELDEIQVCVAYELNGERIEHFPSSADDFAQCKPIFETLPGWQCSTEECRSLEDLPKPAMDYLRFLADLMEVPIAIVSLGASRDQTIVVEDPIHGPKRALLSA; this is encoded by the coding sequence GTGTTCTTGGCCAACGTTGTCGTCATCGGAGCGCAGTGGGGTGACGAGGGAAAAGGAAAGATCACCGATCTCCTGAGCCGCTCCGCCGATGTGGTGGTTCGCTATCAGGGTGGTGTGAATGCAGGCCACACGATTGTTGTTGACGATCGTGTGCTCAAGCTGCACCTGATTCCCTCTGGAATCCTTTATCCCGACACGATCTGCCTGATCGGATCCGGCACGGTGGTGGATCCCAAGGTGATGCTCGGTGAGCTGGACATGCTCATCGCCAACGACATTGATATTTCAGGGCTTCGCTTGGCATCCACGGCCCACGTGACGATGCCTTACCACCGCCTGCTCGATCAGGCGATGGAGAAGCAGAGGGGGGCACGCCGGATCGGAACCACAGGCCGCGGAATCGGCCCCACCTACGCCGACAAGTCGCAGCGCAGTGGCATCCGCGTCATCGACCTCCTGGACGAACAGCGGCTGAGCGAACGCCTTGAAGGCCCACTGCAAGAGAAGAACGAACTTCTTCAAACCATTTACGGCGTTGCTCCCCTGAACGCCGAAGACGTCATCCAGGAATATCTGGAATACGGCAAGCGCCTCGCACCCCACGTGGTGGAGTGCACCCAAACGATTCATCAGGCAGCGCGAGCTCGCAAAAACATCCTGTTCGAAGGTGCCCAGGGCACGCTGTTGGACCTGGACCACGGCACCTACCCGTACGTCACTTCCTCCAATCCAGTGTCCGGCGGTGCATGCATCGGTGCAGGCGTCGGCCCAACCCTGATTGACCGCGTCATCGGCGTGGCCAAGGCCTACACCACCCGCGTGGGTGAAGGCCCCTTCCCCACCGAGCTAAGCGGAAGCCTGAATGACCAGCTCACGGAACGCGGTGGTGAATTCGGCACCACCACTGGCCGCCAACGGCGCTGTGGCTGGTTTGACGGCGTGATCGGTCGCTATGCCGTGCAGGTCAACGGCTTGGACTGTCTGGCCGTAACCAAGCTGGATGTTCTGGATGAACTGGACGAAATTCAGGTCTGTGTGGCCTATGAGCTCAATGGCGAGCGAATCGAGCACTTCCCGAGCAGTGCCGATGACTTCGCCCAGTGCAAACCCATCTTCGAAACGCTGCCTGGCTGGCAGTGCTCCACCGAAGAATGCCGCAGCCTTGAGGACCTCCCCAAGCCGGCCATGGATTACCTGCGCTTCCTCGCCGATTTGATGGAAGTGCCGATCGCCATTGTCTCCCTAGGGGCCAGCCGTGATCAGACCATCGTTGTCGAAGATCCGATCCATGGCCCCAAGCGGGCTTTATTGAGCGCCTAA
- the priA gene encoding primosomal protein N' — protein MKSSEVCKVLSHSRRCVEVWLEAGREGRSFSYAADPTMGLMPGDLVRVRLRGRAMHGLVVAEREWAEQDLQELQPVESLLQRAAVDSDWYSWLERVAVRCHLSVFRTLKAALPAGWIGQAGQRSLAGGRQMWWIQARVPPDAADQPTPRQRELLAWLEGQGNGVWQRDLVACGFGAQLLPPLIQQGYLEREQRRCEDQGSSGGAGPKECPQALTAEQQAVVDAYQQLSPGRGLLLWGITGSGKTEVYLQLAAQELERGRHVLLLTPEIGLIPQLVDRCRKRFGSRVVEYHSGCGDAERVRTWRRCLAAEQPLVVVGTRSAVFVPLKPLGLVVLDEEHDSSYKQDAPMPCYHARDLALDRVVMQQARLVLGSATPSLESWIQSGPDGALTLVCLTERISRQALPPVHVIDMRHELAEGHKRLVSRALMDRLAALREQGEQAVVLVPRRGYSPFLSCRSCGEVVMCPHCDVALTVHRGQGGRQWLRCHWCDHREDLENRCSQCGSTAFKPFGAGTQKVLELLSQELEGLRLLRFDRDSTGGRDGHRRLLDRFAAGEADVLIGTQMLAKGMDLPRVTLAAVLAADGLLHRPDLRAGEQALQLLLQLAGRAGRGERPGQVLVQTYTPEHPVIQHLVDGRYEAFLSQEVALRKEAGLVPFSRACLLRLSGDSPSKTATAAAVLAERIRPICQRQSWWLLGPAPAPVARVAGRSRWQLLLHGPAGSSLPLPPGQALWDGLPKGVALTVDPDPQQL, from the coding sequence ATGAAGTCTTCCGAAGTTTGCAAGGTCCTGTCGCATTCGCGGCGATGCGTTGAGGTCTGGCTGGAGGCCGGGCGAGAAGGGCGGTCCTTCAGCTATGCCGCAGATCCCACCATGGGATTGATGCCGGGAGATCTGGTGCGGGTGCGCCTCCGGGGTCGAGCCATGCATGGGCTGGTGGTGGCGGAGCGGGAGTGGGCTGAGCAGGATCTTCAGGAGCTGCAACCGGTGGAATCACTCCTGCAGCGAGCTGCTGTCGATTCGGATTGGTACAGCTGGCTGGAACGGGTGGCGGTCCGTTGCCATCTCAGTGTCTTTCGCACTTTGAAGGCGGCTCTGCCGGCGGGCTGGATTGGTCAGGCCGGCCAGCGTTCCCTAGCCGGCGGGCGTCAAATGTGGTGGATCCAGGCCCGTGTCCCCCCTGATGCTGCGGACCAACCCACCCCGCGCCAGCGGGAGCTTCTGGCTTGGTTGGAAGGCCAGGGCAATGGCGTTTGGCAACGGGACCTGGTGGCTTGTGGGTTTGGTGCCCAATTGCTGCCCCCCCTGATCCAGCAGGGTTACCTGGAGCGTGAGCAGCGTCGTTGTGAAGACCAGGGTTCCTCAGGTGGTGCTGGCCCCAAGGAGTGCCCCCAGGCTTTGACTGCTGAGCAGCAGGCCGTGGTCGATGCCTACCAACAGCTTTCTCCGGGGCGTGGACTGCTGCTCTGGGGAATCACCGGCTCCGGCAAGACCGAGGTGTATCTCCAACTGGCTGCTCAGGAGCTTGAGCGGGGCCGGCACGTCCTGCTGCTCACCCCCGAGATCGGATTGATCCCCCAACTCGTCGACCGCTGCCGCAAACGCTTTGGCTCGCGCGTCGTGGAATACCACAGCGGTTGTGGTGACGCCGAACGGGTTCGAACCTGGCGACGCTGTCTTGCTGCCGAACAGCCGTTGGTGGTGGTGGGAACCCGCTCCGCTGTGTTCGTGCCGTTGAAGCCACTGGGGCTGGTTGTTTTGGATGAGGAGCACGACAGCTCTTACAAGCAAGACGCCCCAATGCCCTGCTATCACGCCAGGGACTTGGCCTTGGACCGAGTTGTGATGCAACAGGCACGGCTTGTGCTGGGCAGCGCCACACCGTCGCTCGAGAGCTGGATTCAATCGGGCCCCGATGGTGCCTTGACCTTGGTGTGCCTGACCGAGCGGATTTCCCGGCAGGCCCTACCTCCTGTGCATGTCATCGACATGCGCCATGAGCTGGCCGAAGGGCACAAGCGTCTGGTCAGTCGCGCCTTGATGGATCGTCTTGCAGCGCTGCGGGAGCAGGGCGAACAGGCCGTGGTTTTGGTTCCTCGTCGGGGGTACAGCCCCTTTTTGAGCTGCCGCAGTTGCGGCGAGGTGGTGATGTGCCCCCACTGCGATGTGGCGCTCACCGTTCACCGCGGCCAGGGCGGACGTCAGTGGCTGCGATGCCATTGGTGTGACCATCGTGAGGACCTGGAGAACCGTTGCAGTCAATGCGGTTCCACGGCATTTAAACCCTTTGGGGCCGGTACCCAGAAGGTTTTGGAACTGCTCTCCCAGGAGCTCGAAGGCCTTCGATTGCTCCGCTTTGACCGCGATTCCACCGGGGGGCGTGATGGCCATCGACGCCTGTTGGACCGTTTTGCTGCCGGTGAAGCCGATGTCTTGATCGGCACGCAGATGCTGGCCAAGGGCATGGATCTGCCGAGGGTCACTCTGGCGGCGGTACTGGCGGCGGATGGGCTTCTGCACCGCCCCGATCTCCGCGCAGGAGAGCAGGCCCTGCAGTTGCTGTTGCAGTTGGCGGGCCGTGCTGGTCGAGGTGAGCGACCGGGGCAGGTGTTGGTGCAGACCTACACCCCAGAGCACCCGGTGATTCAACACCTGGTGGATGGTCGTTATGAAGCGTTCCTCTCCCAGGAAGTGGCCCTCCGCAAGGAAGCCGGTCTGGTGCCCTTCAGTCGCGCTTGTCTGCTGCGACTGTCTGGAGATTCCCCCAGCAAAACAGCAACGGCGGCAGCGGTTCTGGCGGAGCGGATCCGACCGATTTGTCAGCGCCAGAGCTGGTGGCTGTTGGGTCCGGCCCCGGCCCCGGTGGCCCGGGTGGCTGGCCGGAGCCGATGGCAGTTGTTGCTGCACGGTCCGGCGGGCTCCTCGCTTCCGTTGCCTCCGGGGCAGGCCCTTTGGGATGGCTTGCCCAAGGGTGTTGCGCTGACTGTGGATCCAGATCCGCAGCAGCTTTGA
- a CDS encoding single-stranded DNA-binding protein, with product MNHCVLEVEVIDAPTVRYTQDNQTPIAEMAVRFDPLRDGDPPGELKVVGWGNLAQELQNRVQTGQRLLIEGRLRMNTMPRGDGMKEKRAEFTLARLHPIGAAATGAPPSGNPAAPAPSRQAPAAAPTKVEKEPEPASWNAAPLVPDTDDIPF from the coding sequence ATGAACCATTGCGTGCTCGAAGTGGAGGTGATCGACGCACCGACGGTTCGATACACCCAGGACAACCAGACTCCCATTGCGGAGATGGCCGTGCGCTTTGATCCCCTTCGGGACGGTGATCCTCCAGGCGAATTGAAAGTGGTGGGCTGGGGCAACCTGGCCCAGGAGCTGCAGAACCGTGTGCAGACAGGGCAGCGGCTGCTGATTGAAGGTCGGCTGAGGATGAACACGATGCCCCGGGGTGATGGCATGAAGGAGAAACGGGCTGAATTCACCCTGGCTCGGCTTCATCCGATTGGCGCGGCAGCCACGGGCGCACCCCCATCCGGCAACCCGGCAGCCCCGGCCCCAAGCCGCCAGGCCCCCGCGGCTGCGCCGACCAAGGTGGAGAAAGAGCCTGAACCGGCCAGCTGGAATGCTGCACCCCTGGTTCCCGACACCGACGACATCCCCTTCTGA
- the argB gene encoding acetylglutamate kinase, translated as MAQSTQNNDDALRVSVLSEALPYIQRFAGRRIVIKYGGAAMAHAELRAAVFRDLALLACVGVQPVVVHGGGPEINQWLQRLEIPAEFRDGLRVTDADTMDVVEMVLVGRVNKQIVNGLNQLGTRAVGLSGSDGSLVEARPWGDGSHGLVGDVARVNPDVLEPLLEKGYVPVISSVAATPDDGQAHNINADTVAGELAAALEAEKLILLTDTPGILEDRDDPNSLIRKLRLSEARQLIEDGVVAGGMTPKTECCIRALAQGVSAAHIIDGRVPHALLLEVFTDAGIGTMVVGRG; from the coding sequence ATGGCCCAATCCACACAAAACAACGATGACGCCCTCAGGGTTTCGGTGCTCAGCGAAGCCCTTCCCTACATCCAGCGCTTCGCCGGTCGGCGCATCGTGATCAAGTACGGCGGAGCTGCCATGGCCCATGCCGAGCTGCGTGCTGCCGTCTTTCGCGACCTGGCTCTGCTGGCCTGCGTTGGGGTCCAACCCGTGGTGGTTCATGGCGGCGGGCCCGAAATCAACCAATGGCTTCAGCGTCTGGAAATCCCCGCCGAATTCCGCGACGGACTGCGCGTCACCGACGCCGACACCATGGACGTGGTGGAAATGGTGCTGGTGGGCCGCGTCAACAAGCAAATCGTGAATGGACTCAACCAACTCGGCACCCGTGCGGTTGGTTTGAGCGGAAGTGACGGAAGCCTTGTGGAGGCACGCCCCTGGGGGGACGGCAGCCATGGGCTGGTGGGGGACGTTGCCCGCGTCAATCCCGATGTGCTCGAACCGCTGCTGGAGAAGGGTTATGTGCCTGTCATTTCCAGCGTTGCCGCAACCCCTGATGACGGGCAAGCCCACAACATCAATGCCGATACGGTCGCTGGAGAGCTGGCGGCGGCCCTGGAAGCCGAAAAATTGATCCTGCTGACCGACACCCCCGGCATCCTTGAAGACCGGGACGATCCCAACTCCCTGATCCGCAAACTGCGCCTTTCAGAGGCAAGACAGCTGATCGAGGACGGAGTGGTCGCAGGGGGCATGACGCCCAAAACGGAATGTTGCATCCGTGCCTTGGCCCAGGGCGTGTCAGCCGCCCACATCATTGATGGGCGGGTTCCCCATGCCCTCTTGCTCGAAGTCTTCACCGACGCAGGCATTGGCACCATGGTGGTGGGACGCGGCTAG
- the cutA gene encoding divalent-cation tolerance protein CutA, producing MIEASGLVLALTTEANAESAKQLAEALLERHLVACVSVHPVQSFYRWEGALQASHEVQLLMKTSARHVEDLRSAISELHSYDTPEWLCWPVTASPAYGAWAIAELSSDASPPAA from the coding sequence GTGATTGAAGCGAGTGGGCTCGTGCTGGCCCTCACCACGGAAGCGAACGCTGAGAGTGCCAAACAGCTGGCCGAGGCCTTGCTGGAGCGCCATCTCGTGGCCTGTGTTTCCGTCCACCCCGTTCAGTCGTTCTATCGCTGGGAGGGGGCGCTGCAGGCGTCCCATGAGGTTCAACTGCTGATGAAGACCTCAGCCCGGCATGTGGAAGACCTGCGCTCAGCTATCTCAGAGCTGCACAGCTATGACACCCCTGAGTGGTTGTGCTGGCCGGTGACGGCATCACCGGCTTATGGGGCTTGGGCTATCGCTGAGCTCAGTTCAGATGCGTCTCCGCCAGCTGCTTGA
- a CDS encoding DUF2854 domain-containing protein yields MKDFFSPGSLVTIAGGVLTVVGATAYATGSANLSLPTIFYGIPILLGGLALKSSELPPAIRVTPIKTFQKEREAAAPELGKLLGDVTRWRYGQKAHLESSLEALKLWDEDTPPQLEEIEELHSDSGYGLRMRFLLGAVPLERWQERQERLGRFFAKGMRAELKELDQQRLDVLLLPAGEA; encoded by the coding sequence ATGAAGGATTTCTTCTCCCCCGGCAGCCTCGTCACCATCGCCGGAGGCGTGCTGACCGTGGTCGGTGCCACCGCTTACGCCACGGGAAGCGCCAACCTCAGCCTCCCCACGATTTTTTATGGAATCCCGATTTTGTTGGGGGGACTGGCATTGAAATCGTCGGAGCTGCCACCAGCGATCCGGGTGACACCAATCAAGACCTTTCAGAAAGAACGCGAAGCTGCGGCCCCTGAACTGGGCAAGTTGCTCGGTGATGTGACGCGCTGGCGCTACGGCCAGAAGGCCCATCTGGAGTCGTCGCTGGAAGCGCTCAAACTTTGGGACGAGGACACCCCACCGCAGTTGGAGGAGATCGAAGAGCTGCATTCCGACAGCGGCTACGGCCTTCGGATGCGTTTCCTGCTGGGAGCCGTCCCCCTCGAGCGCTGGCAAGAGCGGCAAGAGCGGCTCGGTCGTTTCTTTGCCAAGGGGATGCGAGCGGAACTCAAGGAACTGGATCAGCAACGGCTGGACGTTCTTCTGCTGCCAGCGGGTGAGGCCTAA
- a CDS encoding precorrin-6A/cobalt-precorrin-6A reductase yields the protein MQGPANDQRRVLLLAGTGEGPRLVQELYRRNWRVSVSVVTASAAKAYAGLPLERILIGALQGIGGITAALHQAGPFHWVVDATHPFAARISHDLVTACADLGQPLLRFERRLEPLGAASLLADAEALAAQPLNGQRLLLAIGGRHLPALTAAVRRAGGIPYGRALPSPDGLRAALRAGLPPDHLAVVRPLLGEVPGAIERSLCRRWDIGVVLCRQSGGVTEQLWHQLTTDLGLSLLLLRRPSPPAGMDCVEDVSSLMDRLECD from the coding sequence ATGCAAGGCCCCGCGAATGACCAGCGTCGTGTGCTGCTGCTGGCTGGAACCGGTGAGGGGCCGCGCTTGGTGCAGGAGCTCTACCGCCGCAATTGGCGTGTGAGCGTGAGCGTGGTGACCGCAAGTGCGGCGAAGGCCTACGCGGGACTGCCACTCGAGCGGATCTTGATCGGTGCCCTGCAGGGCATTGGCGGAATTACGGCAGCACTGCACCAGGCCGGGCCTTTCCATTGGGTGGTGGATGCCACGCATCCTTTTGCGGCTCGGATCAGCCATGATCTGGTCACCGCTTGTGCGGATCTCGGCCAACCGCTGCTGCGTTTTGAGCGTCGCCTTGAACCGCTTGGAGCTGCCTCTCTGCTGGCTGATGCCGAGGCATTGGCCGCCCAGCCGCTCAATGGCCAGCGTCTACTGCTGGCCATTGGAGGTCGTCATCTTCCGGCCTTGACTGCCGCCGTGCGCCGCGCCGGAGGTATCCCCTATGGCCGTGCGCTTCCGTCCCCCGATGGATTGCGCGCAGCACTGCGGGCTGGTCTGCCCCCGGATCACCTGGCCGTGGTGCGCCCCCTGCTGGGGGAGGTGCCGGGGGCGATCGAGCGGTCTCTCTGCCGTCGCTGGGACATCGGGGTGGTGCTATGCCGCCAGTCTGGTGGTGTGACGGAACAGCTCTGGCATCAACTCACCACGGATCTGGGGCTGAGCTTGCTGCTGTTGCGGCGTCCTTCCCCCCCCGCTGGAATGGATTGTGTCGAGGATGTCAGCAGCCTGATGGATCGGCTTGAGTGTGATTGA
- a CDS encoding DUF3153 domain-containing protein, whose protein sequence is MSEQDAALDLSEAEAALERGDYGQSLELLLPLAEQHPINSPEGPGLRLLMITAWMGQGQDDKAIATCRLLSRCRDPKLRQQAKQLLGILEAPSLDRPERWSMRMPQLELNGSGSGQTSTMRRRRSRRPEPPPPPPTGPTRSPGAGFAVLVMAVLLGITLLLSGCVQIEADLDLRGPDRLALTWDMRSTQERPLPWQEQFERDLQRDVPGLKIEQTGPGRQKISSRVVSSNELAQQMAAVVAVAGRAAGVSLPAPVLKLEERNWLLGVQQHLQLMVDLNDLPEIPGLDVHLSLNHGRVERTALSGTTTEVSWQGWRWNPLGLGAVVILMLLTSSMVLQVVRRKLGFGFPELPS, encoded by the coding sequence GTGAGCGAGCAGGACGCAGCACTGGACCTCTCTGAAGCGGAGGCAGCCCTGGAGCGCGGGGACTACGGCCAGAGCCTGGAGCTGCTTCTCCCCCTAGCGGAGCAACACCCGATCAATAGCCCGGAGGGGCCGGGCCTTCGGCTCCTGATGATCACCGCCTGGATGGGCCAGGGGCAGGACGACAAAGCCATCGCCACCTGCAGGCTGCTGAGTCGCTGCCGTGATCCCAAGTTGCGCCAGCAAGCCAAACAACTGCTCGGGATTCTGGAAGCCCCCAGCCTGGATCGTCCGGAACGCTGGTCGATGCGGATGCCGCAACTGGAGCTGAATGGCTCCGGCAGCGGGCAGACCTCCACCATGCGGCGGCGGCGGTCGCGGCGACCCGAACCCCCGCCGCCACCACCAACGGGTCCGACGCGTTCACCGGGGGCTGGTTTCGCCGTGCTGGTGATGGCGGTTCTGCTGGGGATCACGCTGTTGCTGAGTGGCTGCGTGCAAATCGAGGCTGATCTCGACCTTCGCGGCCCGGATCGACTGGCCCTCACTTGGGACATGCGGAGCACCCAGGAACGGCCGCTGCCCTGGCAGGAGCAATTCGAGCGAGACCTGCAACGGGATGTGCCCGGGCTGAAGATCGAACAAACAGGCCCAGGGCGCCAAAAAATCAGCAGCCGTGTTGTCTCATCGAATGAGCTGGCGCAACAAATGGCCGCCGTGGTTGCCGTGGCTGGTCGCGCGGCTGGAGTCTCACTCCCTGCACCGGTGCTCAAGCTCGAAGAACGCAACTGGCTGCTGGGGGTGCAGCAGCACCTTCAGCTGATGGTGGACCTCAACGATCTGCCCGAGATCCCTGGGCTCGACGTTCATCTGAGCCTCAACCATGGGCGCGTTGAGCGCACGGCTCTTTCCGGCACCACCACCGAAGTCAGCTGGCAGGGCTGGCGCTGGAATCCGCTTGGCCTGGGGGCCGTGGTGATCCTGATGCTGTTGACCAGCAGCATGGTGCTGCAGGTGGTGCGGCGGAAACTGGGCTTTGGCTTCCCAGAGCTGCCCTCCTGA
- a CDS encoding adenosine kinase, with the protein MSSETRFPSACSLDVVGIGNAIVDVLVQTDDNFIAEHGLQKGGMALIDEQQAEALYKASGAGLETSGGSVANTMVGIAQLGGRAGFIGRVRDDQLGSIFSHDIRAVGARFETPAATSGATTARCLIYVTPDAERTMCTFLGASTQLEPEDLDLSMVKQAKVLYLEGYLWDSPAAKRAFIAAAEACREAGGKVALSLSDGFCVDRHRASFLELVNGHVDVLFANDVEIQSLYETDDFDQALERVRGCCSVIAITRGAQGSVVLSGDQRWDVGIFGLGDLVDTTGAGDLYAGGFLHGFTQGESLERCGELGAVCAGQIVTQLGARSQVCLKQLAETHLN; encoded by the coding sequence ATGTCATCAGAGACCCGTTTCCCCAGCGCCTGCAGCCTCGATGTCGTTGGCATCGGCAACGCCATCGTCGATGTTCTGGTGCAGACGGACGACAATTTCATCGCTGAACACGGCCTCCAGAAAGGGGGCATGGCGCTGATCGATGAACAACAGGCAGAGGCTCTCTACAAGGCCAGTGGTGCTGGCCTCGAAACCTCCGGTGGCTCGGTTGCCAACACCATGGTGGGCATTGCCCAGCTCGGCGGTCGCGCTGGTTTCATCGGCCGTGTTCGGGACGACCAGCTCGGCAGCATTTTCAGCCACGACATCCGGGCCGTTGGTGCACGCTTTGAGACCCCAGCAGCCACAAGTGGAGCCACAACAGCGCGCTGCCTGATTTACGTCACGCCCGATGCCGAGCGGACCATGTGCACGTTCCTGGGGGCCTCCACCCAACTGGAGCCCGAGGATCTCGACCTCTCCATGGTCAAGCAAGCCAAGGTGCTTTATCTCGAGGGCTACCTCTGGGACAGTCCTGCCGCCAAACGGGCCTTCATCGCCGCCGCCGAAGCCTGCCGCGAAGCAGGCGGAAAGGTCGCTCTTTCGCTCTCCGATGGCTTCTGTGTGGATCGACACAGAGCGAGTTTTCTCGAACTGGTGAATGGCCACGTCGATGTGCTGTTCGCCAATGACGTCGAAATTCAGTCGCTTTATGAAACTGATGATTTCGACCAAGCCCTCGAGCGGGTGCGCGGCTGCTGCTCGGTGATTGCGATCACCCGTGGTGCCCAGGGATCCGTTGTGCTGAGTGGAGACCAGCGCTGGGATGTCGGCATCTTCGGCCTGGGAGACCTGGTGGACACCACGGGTGCAGGCGACCTCTATGCCGGCGGATTCCTGCATGGCTTCACCCAGGGCGAATCACTCGAGCGCTGTGGTGAGCTCGGAGCCGTCTGCGCCGGACAGATCGTGACCCAACTGGGGGCCCGCTCCCAGGTCTGCCTCAAGCAGCTGGCGGAGACGCATCTGAACTGA
- the psb27 gene encoding photosystem II protein Psb27: MLSALTRLLRPLSRAAVALGLGLCLLLTACSGDAEARLSGDYVEDTVAVSRTLLTVIDLPQDDPTHAEAEADARALINDYMSRYRPQPRVNGLSSFTTMQTALNSLAGHYASYANRPLPEALHDRIAKELNKAEKSVVRGS, from the coding sequence ATGCTTTCCGCACTGACACGCCTGCTTCGCCCCCTCAGCCGGGCTGCCGTAGCCCTTGGCCTGGGGTTATGCCTCCTCCTTACGGCCTGCAGTGGGGATGCTGAAGCTCGTCTCAGCGGCGACTACGTGGAAGACACCGTGGCGGTCTCCCGCACCCTGCTAACGGTGATTGACCTGCCTCAGGACGATCCGACCCACGCCGAAGCCGAAGCCGACGCGCGGGCCCTGATCAACGACTACATGTCCCGTTATCGGCCTCAGCCCCGTGTGAACGGACTCAGCTCCTTCACCACGATGCAGACAGCGCTGAATTCTTTGGCTGGTCATTACGCCTCCTACGCCAATCGTCCCCTGCCCGAAGCGCTGCATGACCGCATCGCCAAGGAGCTAAACAAGGCTGAGAAATCAGTGGTCCGGGGCAGCTGA